In the Mycolicibacter sp. MU0102 genome, one interval contains:
- a CDS encoding amidohydrolase family protein translates to MGQLSHRVDVPFPLFDADNHLYEPPEALTKYLPKEYKDVVQYVEINGRTKIAIRGQISNYIPNPTFSVVAKPGAWEEYFKYGNPDGKSKRELFGEPMKSIPAFFEPAPRLELMNELGIDRSLMFPTLASLIEERLRDDPVTIHVIIHALNQWLDEVWGFNYQNRIFTTPVITLPIVEKAIEELEWAVKRGARAILIRPAPVPGFRGPRSFALPEFDPFWERCVEHDVFIGMHSSDSGYSRYTSEWDGSVEEMLPFQTNAMGILNEWRPIQDAVASWVIHGALFRHPKLKVGIVEAGSKWMFPLLDSMTEVYRKAPEAFLGNPMEEIKNRIYVSPFYEEGIDDLINLVGVDQVLYGSDWPHPEGLAEPTHYITALSHLPIEDQAKIMGGNLGRLVTV, encoded by the coding sequence ATGGGTCAACTGTCACATCGCGTGGACGTCCCGTTCCCCTTGTTCGATGCGGATAACCACCTCTACGAGCCGCCCGAAGCGCTGACCAAGTACCTGCCCAAGGAGTACAAGGACGTCGTCCAGTACGTGGAGATCAACGGGCGCACCAAGATCGCCATCCGCGGCCAGATCAGCAACTACATCCCGAACCCCACCTTCTCGGTGGTCGCCAAGCCCGGCGCCTGGGAGGAGTACTTCAAGTACGGCAATCCCGACGGCAAGAGCAAGCGCGAACTGTTCGGCGAACCGATGAAGTCCATTCCGGCGTTCTTCGAGCCCGCCCCCCGGCTGGAGCTGATGAACGAGCTGGGCATCGACCGCTCGCTGATGTTCCCGACGCTGGCCAGCCTCATCGAGGAGCGGCTGCGCGATGACCCGGTCACCATCCACGTCATCATCCACGCGCTGAACCAGTGGCTGGACGAGGTGTGGGGCTTCAACTACCAGAACCGCATCTTCACCACACCGGTCATCACCCTGCCGATCGTCGAGAAGGCCATCGAGGAACTGGAGTGGGCGGTCAAGCGCGGCGCCCGCGCCATCCTGATCCGCCCGGCTCCGGTGCCCGGCTTCCGCGGCCCGCGTTCGTTCGCGCTGCCCGAGTTCGACCCGTTCTGGGAGAGGTGCGTCGAGCACGACGTCTTCATCGGGATGCACTCGTCGGACAGCGGCTACTCCCGCTACACCTCGGAGTGGGACGGCTCGGTGGAAGAGATGCTGCCGTTCCAGACCAACGCCATGGGCATCCTCAACGAGTGGCGCCCGATCCAGGATGCGGTGGCCTCGTGGGTGATTCACGGCGCCCTGTTCCGCCACCCCAAGCTGAAGGTCGGCATTGTGGAAGCCGGCTCCAAGTGGATGTTCCCGCTGCTGGACTCCATGACCGAGGTCTACCGGAAGGCGCCCGAGGCGTTCCTGGGCAACCCGATGGAGGAGATCAAGAACCGGATCTACGTCAGCCCGTTCTACGAGGAGGGTATCGACGACCTGATCAACCTGGTCGGTGTGGACCAGGTGCTCTACGGTTCGGACTGGCCGCATCCGGAGGGTCTGGCCGAGCCGACCCACTACATCACCGCGCTGTCGCACCTGCCCATCGAGGACCAGGCCAAGATCATGGGCGGCAACCTCGGTCGGCTCGTCACCGTTTAG
- a CDS encoding AMP-binding protein → MRKIPADLARHYEEQGWWTRETLGDLLASGLAAGAETGFEVHSAVRPWRGSFADVELVARRLAAGLRARGVGPGDVVALQLPNWMEAAAAFWAAAFLGAVVVPVVHFYGPRELGFILSASRPRVFITAERFGRMSFRPELCADIPIVGVVGGNDASVVGGNDASVVGGNDASVVGGNDASVVGGNVDDFEDLLADEPMAGTLDADPAAPALIAFTSGTTREPKGVIHSHQTLCCETRQLLANYPKDRGRQLTATPVGHFIGMVGAFLIPVLEGAPIDLADVWDPAKVLALMAEQGVSIGGGPPYFVTSLLDHPDFTDAHLHHIRHVGLGGSTVPGAVTRRLADLGIFVFRSYGSTEHPSITGSRPSAPEDKRLFTDGDARPGVEVRLAPDGEILSRGPDLCLGYTDDALTAAAFDADGWYHTGDIGVLDADGYLTITDRKADVIIRGGENISAVEVEDVLLAMPAVAEAVVVAAPDARLGERAVAVLRLKPACELPAMSQVQEHFERMGVARQKWPEELREVEDFPRTASGKVQKYLVRKQLTGSVATTPS, encoded by the coding sequence ATGCGAAAGATTCCTGCCGACCTGGCTCGGCACTACGAAGAGCAGGGGTGGTGGACCCGCGAAACCCTCGGTGACCTGCTTGCTAGCGGGCTGGCGGCGGGCGCCGAGACCGGGTTCGAGGTGCACTCGGCGGTTCGGCCGTGGCGGGGGAGTTTTGCCGACGTCGAGTTGGTTGCCCGCCGTCTGGCGGCCGGCCTGCGAGCCCGCGGCGTCGGTCCGGGTGACGTGGTGGCGCTGCAGCTGCCTAACTGGATGGAGGCCGCCGCGGCGTTCTGGGCGGCGGCGTTCCTGGGTGCGGTCGTGGTGCCCGTCGTGCACTTCTACGGTCCGCGGGAATTGGGCTTCATCCTGTCCGCCAGCCGGCCGCGGGTGTTCATCACCGCCGAGCGGTTCGGGCGGATGAGTTTCCGTCCCGAGCTGTGCGCCGACATCCCGATCGTCGGGGTGGTGGGCGGGAACGACGCGAGCGTGGTGGGCGGGAACGACGCGAGCGTGGTGGGCGGGAACGACGCGAGCGTGGTGGGCGGGAACGACGCGAGCGTGGTGGGCGGGAACGTTGACGACTTCGAAGACCTGCTCGCCGACGAACCGATGGCGGGCACCCTGGATGCCGATCCCGCGGCGCCCGCGTTGATCGCATTCACCTCCGGGACCACCCGTGAACCCAAGGGCGTCATCCACAGTCACCAGACCCTGTGCTGCGAGACCCGCCAGTTGCTCGCCAATTACCCCAAGGACCGCGGTCGGCAGCTCACCGCCACTCCGGTCGGACACTTCATCGGCATGGTCGGGGCGTTTCTCATCCCGGTGCTGGAGGGGGCGCCGATCGACCTCGCCGATGTCTGGGATCCCGCCAAGGTGCTGGCGCTGATGGCAGAACAGGGGGTGTCGATCGGCGGCGGACCGCCGTACTTCGTCACCAGCCTGCTCGACCACCCGGACTTCACCGACGCCCACCTGCACCACATCCGCCACGTCGGGCTGGGCGGGTCGACGGTGCCGGGTGCGGTCACCCGACGACTTGCTGACCTGGGCATCTTCGTCTTCCGCTCCTACGGCAGCACCGAGCACCCGTCGATCACCGGGTCACGCCCGAGCGCTCCCGAGGACAAGCGGCTGTTCACCGACGGCGATGCCCGGCCCGGCGTGGAAGTGCGGTTGGCCCCTGACGGCGAAATCCTGAGCCGGGGACCCGACCTGTGCCTGGGCTACACCGACGACGCGCTGACCGCGGCGGCCTTCGATGCCGACGGGTGGTACCACACTGGCGATATCGGGGTGCTCGACGCCGACGGGTATCTGACCATCACCGACCGCAAAGCCGATGTGATCATCCGCGGCGGCGAGAACATCAGCGCGGTAGAGGTCGAGGACGTCCTGCTGGCGATGCCGGCGGTGGCCGAAGCGGTCGTGGTCGCGGCTCCGGATGCCCGGCTAGGGGAGCGGGCGGTCGCGGTGCTGCGCCTCAAACCGGCGTGCGAGCTGCCGGCCATGTCGCAGGTGCAGGAGCACTTCGAGCGGATGGGCGTCGCGCGGCAGAAGTGGCCCGAGGAATTGCGCGAGGTCGAGGACTTCCCGCGCACCGCCAGCGGCAAGGTGCAGAAGTACCTGGTCCGCAAGCAGCTCACAGGCAGTGTTGCAACGACACCTTCATGA